The Candidatus Arthromitus sp. SFB-mouse-Japan genome includes a region encoding these proteins:
- the rplS gene encoding 50S ribosomal protein L19: protein MHDLIKYIESLQMKKEVPSFSVGDTVKVSILIKEGNKERVQVYEGTVIKRQNGGIRETFTVRRIAYGVGSEKTFPLHSPKVLNIEVVRYGKVRRSKLYYLRDRVGKATKVKERIVNRNK from the coding sequence ATGCATGATTTAATTAAATACATAGAATCACTACAAATGAAAAAGGAAGTTCCTTCTTTTAGCGTTGGGGATACTGTTAAAGTTAGTATTCTTATAAAAGAGGGAAATAAAGAGAGAGTTCAGGTTTATGAAGGTACTGTTATAAAAAGGCAAAACGGTGGAATAAGAGAAACTTTTACAGTTAGAAGAATTGCTTATGGAGTTGGTAGTGAGAAGACTTTCCCATTACACTCACCTAAAGTTTTAAATATTGAAGTTGTAAGATATGGTAAAGTTAGAAGATCTAAGCTTTATTACTTAAGAGATAGAGTAGGAAAAGCGACTAAGGTTAAAGAGAGAATTGTAAATAGAAATAAATAA
- a CDS encoding ribonuclease HII, translating to MDFKNLTVSQIKNLLNEIEIIDENIDEVINSLLKDVRISVNKLAKQVENKYDILKNNRIMNEKFYGFDKEYILNNNYVVAGCDEVGRGPLAGPIVCASVVLDLYNSSKIISDINDSKKIKSRYFRKVLSDKIMENAKNFKIIEISNDEIDNIGISEANQKGFRDSILGLNMDIDLVLSDGYPVKNLNFRNIHVVKGDTKSASIMCASIIAKVYRDELMFRYHDEFPQYDFLNNVGYGTKKHLEAIKKFGICKYHRKTFLKNYI from the coding sequence ATGGATTTTAAAAATTTGACGGTTTCTCAAATAAAAAATTTATTAAATGAGATTGAGATTATAGATGAAAATATTGATGAAGTTATAAATTCACTTTTGAAAGATGTGAGGATATCAGTCAATAAACTTGCGAAACAAGTTGAAAATAAATATGATATTCTTAAAAATAATAGGATAATGAATGAAAAGTTTTATGGGTTTGACAAAGAATATATTCTTAACAACAATTATGTAGTAGCTGGATGTGATGAGGTAGGTCGTGGACCGCTTGCTGGACCGATTGTATGTGCTTCGGTTGTTCTTGATTTGTATAATAGTTCAAAAATTATAAGTGATATAAATGATTCTAAGAAAATAAAGAGTAGATATTTCAGGAAAGTTCTTAGTGATAAGATTATGGAAAATGCAAAAAATTTTAAAATAATAGAGATATCTAATGATGAAATAGATAATATTGGTATTAGTGAAGCAAATCAAAAAGGTTTTAGAGATTCAATACTGGGTCTAAATATGGATATTGATTTAGTTTTGTCTGATGGATATCCAGTGAAAAATTTAAACTTTAGAAATATTCATGTGGTGAAAGGTGATACAAAGAGTGCTAGTATAATGTGTGCTTCTATTATAGCAAAGGTTTATAGAGATGAATTGATGTTTAGATATCATGATGAATTTCCTCAATATGATTTTTTGAATAATGTTGGATATGGTACAAAGAAACATCTTGAAGCTATAAAAAAATTTGGTATATGTAAATATCATAGGAAGACATTTTTGAAGAATTACATTTAG
- a CDS encoding YraN family protein, with protein sequence MTTKDIGNLGEILAVKVLLNKNFKIINKNFRSKRGEIDIICSKDNVISFVEVKSICMFKNNFILEPREQINNRKIFKIRNTANYFLTINNLNNIFYKFDLMEIKFWGNKKYSYNYIENIF encoded by the coding sequence ATGACAACAAAAGATATTGGAAATTTAGGAGAAATTTTAGCAGTAAAAGTCCTATTAAACAAAAATTTTAAAATCATAAATAAAAATTTCAGATCCAAAAGAGGTGAAATTGATATCATATGCTCTAAAGATAATGTTATATCATTCGTTGAGGTAAAAAGTATATGTATGTTCAAAAATAATTTTATCTTAGAACCACGAGAACAAATTAATAATAGAAAAATATTTAAAATCAGAAATACAGCAAACTATTTTCTAACAATAAATAACCTAAATAATATTTTTTACAAATTTGATCTAATGGAAATAAAATTTTGGGGTAACAAAAAATATAGTTACAATTACATCGAAAATATTTTTTAA
- the trmD gene encoding tRNA (guanosine(37)-N1)-methyltransferase TrmD has product MKISILSLFPQMFEVFNHSIVGKARMNNYVDIEIINIRDFSNNKHNKVDDYPFGGGAGMLMSVEPIYNSICYARRNLDGRVIYLGPRGDTFNQNKAYELSDNNHLIFLCGHYEGIDERSYNFIDEEISLGDFILTGGEMAAIPIIDSIVRLLSGVINKNSLDNESFTNDLMDFPQYTRPREFMGISVPNVLLSGNHKEIDKWRREESLKITRKYKRYLLKDK; this is encoded by the coding sequence ATGAAGATTAGTATTTTAAGCTTATTTCCACAAATGTTTGAGGTTTTCAATCATAGTATTGTGGGGAAAGCACGGATGAATAATTATGTTGATATTGAAATTATCAATATCAGAGATTTTTCTAATAATAAACATAATAAGGTTGATGATTATCCTTTTGGTGGTGGAGCAGGTATGCTCATGAGTGTTGAACCGATATATAATTCTATATGTTATGCTAGACGTAATTTGGATGGGAGGGTTATATATCTAGGACCAAGAGGGGATACTTTTAATCAAAATAAGGCATATGAATTGTCTGATAATAATCATTTGATATTTTTGTGTGGTCATTATGAAGGTATAGATGAGAGATCCTATAATTTTATTGATGAAGAAATTTCTTTAGGTGATTTTATATTGACAGGTGGAGAAATGGCGGCTATTCCAATCATTGATAGTATAGTTAGACTTTTGTCTGGGGTTATAAATAAGAATAGCTTAGATAATGAGTCTTTTACTAATGATTTAATGGATTTTCCACAATATACAAGACCGAGAGAATTTATGGGAATCTCTGTTCCTAATGTTCTATTATCAGGGAATCATAAAGAAATCGATAAATGGAGACGAGAAGAGTCTTTGAAAATAACACGAAAATATAAAAGGTATTTATTAAAAGATAAATAA
- the rimM gene encoding ribosome maturation factor RimM (Essential for efficient processing of 16S rRNA) produces the protein MINLFSIGRISKPHGIRGEVNVIPFDENLDIFKNLECVFLSKSDTLEDDLTPVNITSIKFKNNRVVMGIEGCSTCNEAELFRNKFIRIKREDIPIQDGDYFIADIKECTVYDENGVFLGRVSEVIKTKNNDVYWIKKTNLNDELLIPVLKSIVVDIDIDEKKIIIKEVKSWTL, from the coding sequence ATGATAAATTTATTTTCTATTGGTAGAATTTCTAAGCCACATGGTATTCGTGGTGAAGTGAATGTTATACCATTTGATGAGAATTTGGATATATTTAAGAATTTGGAATGCGTTTTTTTAAGTAAGAGTGATACTTTAGAGGATGATTTAACTCCAGTTAACATAACATCTATAAAATTTAAAAATAACAGAGTTGTTATGGGTATTGAGGGTTGTTCTACTTGTAATGAAGCAGAACTGTTCAGGAATAAGTTTATAAGAATAAAACGTGAAGATATACCTATACAAGATGGTGATTATTTTATTGCAGATATAAAGGAATGCACTGTATATGATGAAAATGGTGTGTTTTTGGGTAGAGTATCGGAGGTTATAAAAACCAAGAATAATGATGTTTATTGGATAAAGAAGACCAATTTAAATGATGAATTGCTTATACCGGTACTTAAGTCTATTGTGGTAGATATAGATATCGATGAAAAGAAGATTATTATTAAAGAAGTTAAAAGTTGGACCTTATGA
- the ylqF gene encoding ribosome biogenesis GTPase YlqF, producing the protein MNINWYPGHMFKTKKEIKNMINLVDLVIEIRDARSVISTTNPDIEMLTKDKPKIIVLSKVDLADNNTTNKWIEYYKNQGIPCIDVDIIRNKNIKNIKAQINFLMKSKLDRYRSKGVKNYTLRGMILGIPNVGKSSLINKISNNKIAKVGNRPGVTKSNQWIKTKWDIDLLDTPGILWPKFDSTEVGLNLVYIGSVKDEILDVQDVCYNMLEYLLKNYRMNLESKYKVEVSDDVSDSMDILGKKLGCLSKGVSIDYNRLAHIIIGDFRSGKIGNISLERPEDLLKEE; encoded by the coding sequence ATGAATATAAATTGGTATCCAGGTCATATGTTTAAGACTAAAAAAGAGATAAAGAATATGATAAATTTAGTAGATCTTGTGATAGAAATAAGAGATGCAAGATCTGTTATTTCAACGACAAATCCAGATATTGAAATGTTGACTAAGGATAAACCTAAAATTATTGTTTTGAGTAAAGTTGATTTGGCCGATAATAATACGACAAATAAATGGATTGAGTACTATAAGAATCAAGGAATCCCATGTATAGATGTGGATATTATAAGAAATAAAAATATTAAGAATATCAAGGCTCAAATTAATTTTCTTATGAAAAGTAAGCTTGACAGGTACAGGAGTAAAGGGGTTAAGAATTATACATTACGAGGTATGATTTTGGGAATTCCGAATGTTGGTAAATCATCTCTTATAAATAAAATTTCTAACAATAAGATAGCGAAAGTAGGAAATAGGCCCGGTGTTACAAAATCTAATCAATGGATTAAGACGAAGTGGGATATAGATTTATTAGATACTCCAGGGATTTTATGGCCTAAGTTTGATAGTACAGAGGTTGGTCTTAATCTTGTTTATATTGGATCGGTAAAGGATGAAATTTTAGATGTTCAAGATGTTTGCTATAATATGCTTGAATATCTTTTGAAAAATTATAGAATGAATTTGGAGAGTAAATATAAAGTTGAAGTATCGGATGATGTGTCGGACAGCATGGATATTTTAGGAAAGAAACTTGGTTGTTTATCAAAAGGAGTTTCGATTGACTATAATAGGCTTGCACATATAATAATTGGAGATTTTAGATCAGGGAAAATTGGTAATATATCACTTGAACGACCTGAAGATTTATTGAAAGAGGAATAA
- the rpsP gene encoding 30S ribosomal protein S16, with protein MVKIRLRRMGSKKKPFYRIVVADSRSPRDGKFIAEVGTYNPMKNPIEFTLKEEEVKKWISNGAQPTDAVNRLLVKAGIN; from the coding sequence ATGGTAAAAATTAGATTAAGAAGAATGGGAAGCAAAAAGAAACCTTTTTATAGAATTGTTGTTGCTGATTCAAGGAGTCCAAGAGATGGGAAATTTATAGCTGAAGTTGGAACATATAATCCAATGAAAAATCCAATTGAGTTTACATTAAAAGAAGAAGAAGTTAAGAAATGGATTTCTAATGGAGCTCAGCCTACTGACGCAGTTAATAGATTATTAGTTAAAGCAGGTATAAATTAA